The genomic segment AGCATCACTGTCACGAAATTTCCGAGATTCTGTGCAGGTACAGCATCCGAAACCGCCAGGGCAGACAGAATTGAAACTGAATACATAGTTTATCGACCTCGTATCGCCTCAGTCTTTAAAACTTTATGCCAGTGAGTGTTTTCGTGTCTATAACGCCCTGTATTGCCCTTATCTTGTCCACTACAACCTGACCCAGCGTGTTGAAGTCCTCTGCCTCGATTTTGGCGATGAGATCATATTCGCCAAAGAGAGGGTGAAGTTCGACTATCTCCTTAACCTTCAGAAGTTCGTTATAGACTTCGTGTTCCTTCGCCGGCGCGGTGCTGATAAGGACAAAACCGATGGCCATAAAGTATACTCCTGTAGGTAAATGGTCTTTTATTTAAAAGATTATGTTTTGCAGCACGTACCGGGTTTGAATGAAGACTGTAGTCTGCGGGCACATCATAAACCTCATATCAGGAACAACCGGCAATGCTGTAAAACTGAGTAAAATGCGGATGCACAGGTTTCCTTCACAGGAGGCGGGAGTTGTATATGCCGGCTTGAGAAAGCGTTGGGGATACGTGCAGACCCGGCCCATAGCTGCCGATGCAGCCACCGGCGGAAAACATTTCATCCAGTGTACCGGATTGTGCGCCCGTTTTATGAACAACCTGCCCTATGACGGATGGGAATCGGATGAGCAATGAGAATTTTTCAGAATCGTGCGGGAAGTTAATGTGGAAATTCCCGATCACCACTCTCGAAGGATTTCAGGCAAATCCGGTGGAAAATACAGGCGGCAGCATAATCTGGGGAGAGAACCTGTCTGTTATGCGGTCGCTGCCATCCGGATTTATTGATTTGATATACGCGGATCCGCCCTTCTTCAGCAGGAAGGAATACAGAAAGCTGGAGGGCGGAATCTTAAGGGATGTTTTTTCCGACAGATGGGGTGCCGGTGTGGATGAATACATATCATGGCTGAAACCGAGAGTTGAGGAGATGAGGAGACTTCTTTCGGAAACAGGTTCCATCTACATGCATGTAGACTGGCATGCCGTCCATTACGTGAAAGTAATGATGGACGCATTACTGGGATACAGGAATTTTATCAATGAAATTATCTGGCACTATCACGATCCCGGCGGAACTGTCCGGGACCGGTTCAAGAAGAAGCATGATACTATAC from the Candidatus Sysuiplasma jiujiangense genome contains:
- a CDS encoding Lrp/AsnC family transcriptional regulator — protein: MAIGFVLISTAPAKEHEVYNELLKVKEIVELHPLFGEYDLIAKIEAEDFNTLGQVVVDKIRAIQGVIDTKTLTGIKF